One genomic region from Thermomicrobiales bacterium encodes:
- a CDS encoding Ig-like domain-containing protein translates to MVETRWSSPLVGAAFRVLLVAAMVLPLLNIHAAIASAPIVAFQATWQRTDLPVANGTVQRTWMWGPDAHGDAIAEPYLEADGASRTVQYYDKSRMELTDPDADVTSPWYVTNGLLVVELISGRMQIGDNTFVSMTPSSANVAGDPDDPNGPTYASLAGILSAPPAMSNTMLTDRLLRDGSVVPDDDLAAQRVRAAFVDDVTHHAIAEPFWTFMTSTGTIWDGNLVEDQLFESPFYATGRPITEAYWTTVRVGGAARDVLLQCFERRCLTYTPDNPAGWRVEAGNVGLHYYSWRYESGHDVTIESIARDSAALVQHPGGPTLSIPAFATSANGIITIAQSLNAQPQPDYALVGSAWDISLIGASVDAPIELALGTHLTGSDLDDALVAYFDEDAGVWQPVPTTINAETGQVRVITTHLSTWGVFVPADDSEVTPPTPPDPPSPPSPPSPPDESPNVPPTIDLNGPDGAGTSVALGVVGGAEAALVAPGATLSDEDDTSLESMVVNLLDAQDGSEEQVSVDAAPGIVLSRDADGHSLQIQGPATIGTFQAILRTLTYQHASRDASPGERRIVVRVHDGSDESETASAIVTVEPDPNHAPVAEGDSVTTDEDTAASIALVANDLDGDTLTWSIESPPAHGVLSGVAPDLTYTPAVDFHGVDSFTWSVSDGEFSSEIVAVSIMITSVNDAPVAHPQSVATLEDEPVQLTLTAEDADGDALTYATVEPPAHGTLLGSGPEYTYVPAANFAGADLFSFSVSDGTVQSEPAIVTVTVSAVDDPPVAQSQVITTDEDQAVDITLNAVDDSETLIFRIVASPSHGALTGDGPTVTYTPAENYFGDDAFSFVAFDGVADSEPATVAIQIAPVNDAPVASSQHVTLSEDGSVTITLVATDVDGDALSIALGDEPPTLGVVSGIDDVACSVAGAVMMCSLQVNYVPNANLFGDDAFSFTASDGTLTSQAQIDITVLSVNDPPTARDDSMEGVHEDAADVEIDVLANDSIEPDQGEALTIVGFSEFSAGGSARISGGRVLYTPAADFFGTETFRYSISDGNGGLDSATVSVEVLGVNDPPTAVDDAYELNEDGGPLVLDLMANDSIAPDVGETLRVFYWETPWLGTISVDPDTGEMLYTPEPNANGVDTFKYGIEDSNGAIADARVTITLVPVNDPPTASDDTAQMNEDSDTISIDVLANDTFAPDQGETLIITLVGSATLGTAAIADDGLSVSYTPIVDAFGTDSFTYTITDDGGATAEATVTVEIAPVNDAPQLAQATSAVAYVENAPPLEIAADLTVIDVDSQIVGATISLAARPDGAFEVLSIEASGGIASSMNSTTGAITLSGSASPEMYQQVLRTLRYVHESDVPTSGDRTVTISISDGEHQAAISVMVTVTAVNDPPVLGFGGTVVLDGAPVVLDDDATVIDMDSPDLASGQLTATISIGFATGDVLTITPSGPLSVSGDTLTWNDDAPVAVGTITRSAEQLVVTFTDSATPDRVAAVVRALTFSSTSATSANRAVAVVVTDGDGGTSLTGVVTVGVNRAPDDISVDGTALTEGIHDATTVGVVTGYDPDDDALTFSLAAGSDSRFVLVDVNGDWSLQTTSAATFDFETEPSIDVEIVASDPFGRTYSEVVTISITDMNEAPTLVMPASVELPENSPIDTIVATAGVSDADAGQTHTFTITAGNDTGAFQIDVTTGEITVADSTPLDYESVTSFVLTVSVTDSGAPSLSASGTLTVVITDVDEVVADTQPPTIGALSYGPLLGNLRLTATAADGFLSTSVDPEGSPVSLVAAEPLSGANSGSLTWDADGSFTYQPKTGLRSTTVTWQITVSDVAGNTVSANVNFEISSRLVWYVDQTYSGGASDGSWSSPYVAMYEVTNNSAVKVNDIIYVAAGVSPYAGPVELKPGQTLVGQGAVADSFAALVGAPELTCGTYLAPAINGARPTITATGGAGIKLSTGNVVLGLTIGETRDAAIQGAGASNDVGPTIRDVEITGTGANLGPALYVTGYSSASMSFVSIERKTSRASGALGVVHIAGRSGADWTFIVEGDLSLTSSAVRGLMLERLSTVDLRGAVTINTESYEGIYINATALELSGAHTHSVTTANAAGVYVRNESLFAVTAGSLAVSTSNSNALDVAESLVEMPGPGNTLSATYGAALWFYGVAIGSAGATFDSVSAAYATNGIAIDGLTSLGPLVIGPAGGAHAFGDGGVITSMSGPAVLLRYASNVTLRHLVIGESSATVDEAASKSRATDGAGIDAYYVSNLTLDHVKIARTGSHGIRGREVTNFAMRDSQIINAGDVGGEHALSFQGGDGDSLNGAAGTFTITDSIIASFWDTGIYMANYPDAATEMAVTITGTRFSGNAVAGGGVYILAASNSTIHVDVADCTYVNLQGQELVAASTGTGAIVLPEP, encoded by the coding sequence ATGGTGGAGACCAGATGGAGCTCGCCGCTCGTCGGCGCTGCATTTCGTGTGCTGCTTGTTGCTGCGATGGTTCTACCGCTGCTGAATATTCACGCGGCTATCGCAAGCGCTCCGATCGTCGCATTTCAAGCGACATGGCAACGCACTGATCTTCCAGTTGCAAACGGAACTGTTCAACGGACATGGATGTGGGGGCCAGACGCACATGGCGATGCGATAGCCGAGCCGTATCTCGAAGCGGACGGGGCAAGCCGCACGGTCCAGTACTACGACAAGTCACGCATGGAACTGACCGATCCAGACGCAGACGTTACGTCACCGTGGTACGTGACGAACGGACTCCTCGTCGTTGAGCTGATCTCTGGTCGGATGCAGATTGGCGACAATACATTTGTCTCGATGACACCATCGTCTGCAAATGTCGCCGGTGATCCAGATGATCCAAATGGCCCTACCTATGCATCTCTGGCTGGAATTCTCTCCGCACCGCCAGCAATGTCGAACACTATGTTGACCGATCGTCTCCTCCGTGATGGTTCAGTCGTTCCAGATGATGATTTGGCTGCTCAACGTGTCCGCGCAGCGTTCGTTGATGATGTGACGCATCACGCCATAGCCGAACCGTTCTGGACGTTCATGACCTCGACCGGAACCATTTGGGACGGCAATCTGGTTGAAGATCAGCTCTTCGAGAGTCCGTTCTATGCGACCGGACGACCGATCACCGAAGCGTATTGGACGACTGTTCGGGTGGGCGGGGCGGCGCGCGACGTGCTGCTGCAGTGCTTCGAGCGCCGCTGCCTGACCTACACTCCGGACAATCCGGCTGGCTGGCGAGTCGAGGCCGGCAATGTTGGCCTGCATTACTACTCGTGGCGCTATGAGTCGGGACATGACGTCACGATCGAGTCGATCGCGCGCGATTCTGCTGCGTTGGTCCAGCACCCTGGTGGACCAACGCTATCGATCCCAGCGTTTGCAACGAGTGCCAACGGCATCATCACGATTGCTCAGTCGCTGAATGCGCAGCCACAGCCTGACTATGCGCTGGTCGGTAGCGCCTGGGATATCTCGCTGATCGGCGCGTCAGTCGACGCACCGATTGAGCTGGCGCTTGGAACGCACCTGACCGGCAGCGACCTCGATGATGCGCTGGTGGCGTATTTCGATGAAGATGCCGGAGTCTGGCAGCCGGTGCCGACCACGATTAATGCCGAGACCGGTCAGGTCCGCGTCATCACAACTCACTTGTCAACGTGGGGTGTCTTCGTGCCTGCCGATGACTCGGAAGTCACTCCGCCAACTCCACCCGATCCACCGTCTCCGCCTTCACCGCCATCTCCTCCGGACGAATCGCCGAATGTGCCTCCGACGATCGACCTGAACGGGCCGGACGGTGCCGGTACGTCGGTGGCACTGGGCGTAGTTGGTGGGGCAGAAGCGGCGCTCGTTGCTCCGGGTGCGACGCTGTCCGACGAGGACGACACGTCGTTGGAGTCGATGGTCGTCAATCTGCTGGACGCGCAAGATGGCAGCGAAGAGCAGGTGTCGGTGGACGCAGCGCCGGGCATTGTCCTGAGCCGCGATGCCGACGGTCACTCTTTACAAATTCAAGGCCCGGCCACGATCGGCACATTCCAGGCGATCCTCCGCACGCTCACCTATCAGCACGCCAGCCGCGATGCATCGCCCGGCGAGCGTCGCATCGTCGTGCGCGTTCACGATGGTAGCGACGAAAGCGAGACTGCTTCCGCAATCGTGACGGTTGAGCCGGATCCTAACCACGCTCCGGTTGCAGAAGGCGATTCGGTCACCACCGATGAAGATACAGCCGCGAGCATCGCGCTTGTTGCCAACGATCTCGATGGCGACACGCTCACCTGGTCGATTGAGAGCCCGCCTGCTCATGGTGTCTTGAGTGGCGTGGCACCAGACCTGACGTATACACCAGCAGTGGATTTCCACGGCGTGGATTCGTTTACCTGGAGCGTCAGTGACGGCGAGTTCTCGTCGGAGATCGTCGCTGTCTCAATCATGATCACCTCGGTGAACGACGCGCCGGTCGCGCATCCGCAGTCGGTGGCGACGTTGGAAGACGAGCCAGTTCAGCTCACGCTGACCGCTGAAGACGCGGACGGCGACGCGCTGACTTATGCGACGGTTGAACCGCCAGCCCACGGCACGCTGCTGGGAAGTGGACCGGAATACACGTACGTTCCAGCTGCCAACTTCGCCGGCGCGGACCTGTTCTCGTTCAGTGTCAGTGACGGAACCGTGCAGTCTGAACCGGCAATTGTGACGGTTACCGTGTCCGCAGTCGATGATCCGCCGGTAGCGCAGAGCCAAGTGATCACGACCGACGAAGATCAGGCGGTCGACATTACGCTGAACGCGGTCGATGACAGTGAGACGCTGATCTTTCGCATTGTCGCGTCGCCGAGTCACGGTGCGTTGACTGGCGATGGGCCGACCGTCACCTACACGCCAGCTGAGAACTATTTCGGGGACGACGCATTCTCCTTCGTGGCCTTTGATGGTGTCGCGGATTCAGAACCAGCGACTGTTGCGATTCAAATCGCGCCGGTAAACGACGCTCCGGTCGCGTCGTCACAGCACGTGACGCTCTCCGAAGATGGCTCGGTCACCATCACGCTGGTGGCCACCGATGTCGACGGCGACGCTCTTTCGATCGCGCTGGGCGACGAACCGCCAACACTTGGAGTCGTGTCTGGTATAGATGACGTTGCCTGCTCTGTTGCGGGTGCAGTCATGATGTGCTCGCTGCAGGTCAACTACGTTCCGAACGCAAACCTGTTTGGCGATGACGCGTTCTCGTTCACGGCGAGCGACGGTACGCTGACGTCTCAAGCGCAGATTGACATCACCGTCTTGTCGGTGAATGATCCGCCAACGGCGCGGGATGACTCCATGGAAGGCGTTCACGAGGATGCCGCAGATGTCGAAATTGACGTACTGGCGAACGACTCGATTGAGCCGGATCAGGGCGAAGCGCTGACGATTGTCGGCTTCTCGGAGTTCAGCGCGGGAGGAAGTGCGCGCATATCCGGTGGTCGCGTGCTGTACACACCAGCGGCGGACTTCTTCGGAACCGAGACTTTCCGCTACTCCATATCGGATGGCAATGGCGGATTGGACAGCGCCACAGTATCAGTCGAGGTTCTTGGCGTAAACGATCCGCCGACAGCGGTTGACGACGCCTATGAATTGAACGAAGACGGTGGCCCACTCGTTCTCGATTTGATGGCGAACGACAGTATTGCTCCGGATGTCGGCGAGACACTCAGGGTCTTCTATTGGGAGACGCCGTGGTTGGGAACGATTTCGGTCGATCCGGATACCGGCGAAATGCTCTACACACCTGAGCCGAACGCCAATGGTGTTGATACGTTCAAGTACGGCATTGAGGATAGCAACGGCGCAATCGCCGATGCGCGAGTAACGATCACGCTAGTCCCGGTGAACGATCCGCCGACAGCCTCCGATGACACAGCGCAGATGAATGAAGACAGCGACACGATCAGCATTGACGTACTGGCCAACGATACCTTTGCGCCCGATCAGGGCGAGACGCTGATTATAACGCTCGTTGGATCGGCGACACTCGGCACGGCTGCCATCGCGGACGATGGCCTGAGCGTGTCCTATACGCCGATCGTTGACGCGTTTGGAACTGACTCATTCACCTACACGATCACTGATGATGGTGGCGCGACCGCTGAGGCGACCGTCACGGTCGAGATCGCGCCAGTCAATGATGCCCCGCAGCTCGCTCAAGCCACCTCCGCCGTAGCGTACGTTGAGAACGCACCGCCGCTGGAGATCGCCGCTGACCTTACCGTCATCGACGTTGATTCACAGATTGTTGGGGCGACAATCTCCCTCGCTGCGCGACCGGACGGCGCGTTCGAGGTGCTCTCGATTGAAGCAAGTGGCGGGATCGCCAGCAGTATGAATTCGACAACCGGGGCTATTACGCTGTCCGGCTCGGCGTCGCCAGAGATGTATCAACAAGTCCTCCGGACGTTGCGTTATGTCCACGAATCGGACGTGCCGACATCTGGGGATCGCACCGTAACGATCTCCATATCGGATGGCGAGCATCAGGCAGCGATATCTGTTATGGTCACGGTCACGGCGGTCAATGATCCACCGGTGCTTGGGTTTGGCGGGACGGTCGTTCTCGACGGCGCGCCCGTCGTCCTTGATGACGACGCGACGGTCATCGATATGGATTCGCCCGATCTGGCCAGTGGCCAGCTCACAGCCACGATCTCCATCGGCTTTGCGACCGGCGATGTGCTGACGATCACGCCGTCAGGACCACTCAGTGTTTCCGGCGACACGCTCACCTGGAATGATGATGCACCAGTTGCCGTTGGCACGATCACTCGGTCGGCCGAACAGTTGGTAGTGACGTTCACGGACAGCGCAACGCCGGATCGTGTTGCGGCAGTCGTCCGCGCACTCACGTTTTCCTCGACGTCAGCGACGAGCGCCAACCGCGCTGTGGCGGTTGTAGTTACCGATGGCGACGGCGGCACCAGCTTGACCGGCGTCGTGACGGTCGGCGTCAATCGCGCCCCGGACGACATCTCGGTCGACGGCACTGCGCTCACTGAGGGAATCCACGACGCCACCACAGTCGGTGTAGTGACCGGCTACGATCCAGATGACGATGCTCTGACGTTCTCGCTCGCAGCGGGAAGCGATTCGCGCTTTGTGCTGGTCGATGTCAACGGCGATTGGTCGCTACAAACGACAAGTGCCGCCACGTTTGATTTTGAAACCGAACCGTCAATTGATGTCGAGATCGTTGCGAGCGATCCGTTCGGTCGCACCTACTCCGAGGTCGTGACGATCTCAATTACTGATATGAATGAAGCGCCGACGCTTGTCATGCCGGCATCCGTTGAGCTTCCGGAGAACAGCCCGATTGACACGATTGTAGCGACAGCAGGTGTCAGCGATGCGGACGCGGGACAGACGCATACGTTCACGATCACCGCAGGAAACGACACTGGCGCATTCCAGATCGATGTGACAACTGGAGAGATAACTGTCGCTGACTCGACCCCGCTGGACTACGAATCCGTGACGAGCTTCGTTCTGACTGTCTCAGTAACCGATAGTGGCGCACCGTCACTAAGTGCTTCGGGCACACTGACCGTCGTCATTACCGATGTCGATGAAGTGGTCGCTGATACGCAGCCACCGACGATCGGAGCGCTTTCGTATGGGCCGCTGCTGGGGAACCTGCGATTGACAGCCACGGCCGCAGACGGATTTCTGAGCACATCAGTTGATCCCGAAGGATCGCCTGTCTCGCTGGTTGCGGCTGAACCGCTCTCTGGGGCAAATTCCGGCTCACTGACGTGGGACGCCGATGGGAGTTTCACGTATCAGCCGAAGACCGGCCTGCGCTCAACGACCGTCACCTGGCAGATCACGGTTTCCGATGTTGCCGGAAACACCGTCTCGGCGAATGTGAATTTCGAGATCTCTAGCAGGCTCGTCTGGTACGTGGACCAGACATACAGCGGCGGCGCGTCGGATGGCTCCTGGAGCTCACCGTATGTCGCCATGTACGAAGTCACCAACAACTCGGCGGTCAAGGTGAACGACATCATCTACGTCGCCGCCGGAGTGTCGCCGTACGCTGGACCGGTTGAGCTGAAGCCGGGGCAGACCCTCGTTGGACAGGGCGCTGTGGCCGATAGCTTCGCAGCACTTGTCGGTGCGCCGGAGCTTACGTGCGGCACCTATCTGGCACCGGCGATCAACGGCGCTCGCCCGACGATCACGGCGACCGGCGGAGCCGGCATCAAGCTGTCGACCGGCAACGTTGTCCTTGGCCTGACAATTGGAGAGACACGGGACGCGGCGATCCAGGGTGCCGGAGCGTCGAACGACGTTGGACCGACAATCCGCGATGTTGAGATCACGGGCACTGGCGCGAATCTCGGACCGGCTCTGTATGTGACAGGTTACAGCAGTGCCTCCATGTCGTTCGTCAGCATCGAGCGCAAGACATCCCGAGCCTCGGGTGCGCTCGGAGTCGTCCACATAGCTGGCCGATCGGGCGCGGACTGGACGTTCATCGTCGAGGGAGATCTATCGCTGACAAGCTCGGCCGTGCGCGGATTGATGCTCGAGCGCCTGAGCACGGTAGATCTGCGTGGCGCAGTCACGATCAACACTGAAAGCTACGAAGGCATCTACATCAACGCGACAGCACTTGAGCTCTCGGGTGCGCACACGCACTCGGTGACAACCGCGAACGCTGCCGGTGTTTACGTGCGCAACGAATCTCTATTCGCCGTAACAGCAGGTAGTCTGGCCGTATCAACCTCGAACAGCAACGCACTCGACGTAGCCGAATCGCTAGTGGAAATGCCAGGCCCGGGCAACACGCTCAGCGCAACCTACGGCGCAGCCCTGTGGTTCTATGGTGTGGCTATCGGATCGGCCGGCGCGACCTTCGACAGCGTCAGCGCCGCATACGCCACGAACGGCATTGCGATTGACGGGTTGACCAGCCTGGGGCCGCTTGTCATTGGTCCAGCCGGGGGCGCGCACGCGTTCGGGGATGGTGGCGTCATCACGTCGATGAGCGGACCAGCCGTGCTGCTCAGGTACGCGAGTAACGTCACGTTGCGACATCTGGTGATTGGTGAGTCCAGTGCAACGGTCGATGAAGCGGCTTCGAAGTCCCGCGCGACGGACGGCGCTGGTATTGATGCCTACTACGTCTCGAATCTCACACTCGATCACGTCAAGATCGCGCGGACCGGCAGCCACGGGATCCGCGGTCGCGAAGTCACGAATTTCGCGATGCGCGATAGCCAGATCATCAACGCTGGTGACGTAGGTGGCGAGCATGCGTTGTCATTCCAGGGCGGCGACGGAGACTCGCTGAACGGTGCTGCGGGAACATTCACGATCACCGACAGCATCATCGCCAGCTTCTGGGACACGGGCATCTACATGGCCAACTACCCGGATGCCGCCACGGAAATGGCCGTCACCATTACCGGAACGAGATTCTCCGGGAACGCGGTCGCTGGTGGAGGGGTCTACATCCTGGCTGCCAGCAACTCGACGATCCACGTGGACGTGGCAGATTGCACATATGTCAACCTGCAGGGGCAGGAGCTTGTGGCGGCTTCGACCGGGACTGGCGCGATCGTCCTGCCAGAGCCATAG
- a CDS encoding ABC transporter permease subunit: protein MTESMLGFGAGAAIALPIGYGIARSRVLARTLEPYLAASQAMPSVAIAPILVIWLGYGLKAVVVLCALIVFFPIVVNTALGLRTIDRDVIDAARVDGAHGWSMLLHFEAPLAMPAVLTGLRTGLTLSIIGAVVGEFILGDQGLGGLLTIARSNFDTPLVFATLFMLMLLASSLYGVARFIEARLLRILGE from the coding sequence CTGACCGAAAGCATGCTGGGGTTCGGCGCGGGCGCGGCCATCGCGCTCCCGATCGGCTACGGGATCGCGCGAAGCCGCGTTCTGGCGCGGACTCTTGAGCCGTATCTGGCAGCCAGCCAGGCGATGCCCTCGGTTGCCATCGCGCCCATCCTCGTCATCTGGCTCGGTTACGGGCTGAAGGCTGTCGTCGTCCTCTGCGCGCTAATCGTCTTCTTTCCGATCGTCGTCAACACCGCGCTGGGTCTGCGCACGATTGATCGCGATGTCATCGACGCCGCGCGGGTCGATGGTGCCCACGGCTGGTCGATGTTGCTGCACTTCGAGGCACCGCTCGCGATGCCTGCTGTGCTGACCGGCCTGCGCACCGGTTTGACGCTCTCAATCATTGGTGCCGTCGTTGGCGAATTCATTCTCGGCGATCAGGGGTTGGGTGGATTGCTGACGATCGCGCGCAGCAATTTCGACACGCCGCTGGTGTTTGCCACGCTGTTCATGCTGATGCTGCTGGCATCGTCGCTTTATGGGGTTGCCCGGTTTATTGAGGCGCGCTTGCTGCGCATATTGGGGGAGTGA
- a CDS encoding ABC transporter substrate-binding protein, whose translation METIESLFSSRRGRGSSRLALLAVALLLLLVPLLTACGGDDDGAPAAATSTSAETSTSPDASNSAEPRDTTIGLSFVPNIQFAPFYVAIEKGFYADHGLNVDLNHHQAGADLFGALVAGQEDAMMAGGDEVLSARAKGAELVYVAEVFTTYPIGLIVPADSGIESVADIKGKKVGIPGPYGATYIGLLALLAGSGLTADDVQVESIGFTQAAALLAGHVDAVIGYVNNEPLQLQKAGMETRTFPVSEVRPLISNGIVVTEAMLNDNPDVARAIVAATLEGVQYTLDHPDEALEIAKKFVPTLTDAQQVADAKAVLEASLPLWQPTTPPGASNADDWQSMAEFLTENGLLDGEVDASAAFTNDLVE comes from the coding sequence ATGGAGACGATCGAGTCGCTGTTTTCGAGCCGCCGGGGCCGCGGTTCATCTCGTTTGGCGCTGCTGGCAGTCGCGCTGCTGCTGTTGCTTGTGCCACTGCTGACGGCGTGCGGAGGCGATGACGACGGAGCACCTGCCGCCGCGACATCGACGAGCGCTGAAACTTCTACGTCGCCCGATGCATCGAACAGCGCTGAGCCGCGCGATACGACCATCGGTCTTTCATTCGTTCCGAATATCCAGTTTGCACCCTTCTACGTCGCGATTGAGAAGGGCTTCTATGCTGATCACGGGCTGAACGTTGACCTGAACCACCATCAGGCCGGCGCGGACCTGTTCGGCGCGTTGGTTGCCGGGCAGGAAGACGCCATGATGGCTGGAGGGGACGAAGTCCTCTCCGCACGGGCGAAGGGTGCCGAACTTGTTTACGTCGCGGAAGTCTTCACCACCTACCCGATTGGCCTGATCGTTCCTGCGGATTCCGGCATCGAGTCCGTTGCCGACATCAAGGGCAAGAAGGTCGGCATCCCGGGACCATATGGTGCGACCTACATTGGGCTTCTCGCACTGTTGGCAGGCTCGGGCCTGACTGCGGACGACGTGCAGGTTGAGAGCATCGGCTTCACACAGGCGGCGGCGTTGTTGGCCGGGCACGTTGACGCGGTGATTGGTTACGTCAACAACGAACCGCTCCAACTGCAGAAAGCCGGCATGGAGACCCGAACGTTCCCGGTTTCGGAGGTACGACCGCTGATCTCGAACGGCATTGTCGTGACTGAAGCGATGCTGAACGATAATCCGGACGTTGCGCGCGCGATCGTTGCCGCGACTCTTGAAGGCGTGCAGTACACGCTCGATCACCCCGACGAGGCGCTGGAAATCGCCAAGAAATTCGTGCCAACCCTGACCGATGCCCAGCAGGTCGCCGACGCCAAGGCCGTGCTCGAAGCGTCGCTGCCGCTCTGGCAGCCGACGACCCCGCCGGGCGCGAGCAATGCGGACGACTGGCAAAGCATGGCCGAATTCCTGACCGAGAACGGCCTGCTGGATGGCGAGGTTGACGCCTCAGCGGCATTCACCAACGACCTGGTTGAGTAG
- a CDS encoding nitroreductase family protein, with amino-acid sequence MIDDPDWIPAPESAPREPLDPGSLADFVELVRGRRSVRRFGSEPVADEIINRVLDAGLWAPSPHGTQPWRFAVLQSLETRSRLAVAMAASWRHNLAMDGDPEDVIQARLSGSHRRLVEAPTLILVSLYTQDLDRYPDAERAAAERTMAVQSLGACVQNMLLAAYANGIDAGWMCAPLFCPEVVVAALDLDEALVPHALIALGHAAADPKRRPRRSRDTLIVFDDRRQ; translated from the coding sequence ATGATCGACGATCCGGATTGGATTCCAGCACCCGAATCCGCGCCACGCGAGCCGCTCGATCCTGGGTCGCTGGCTGACTTTGTCGAGCTCGTACGCGGCAGGCGGTCGGTGCGCCGTTTCGGGTCGGAACCTGTCGCCGACGAGATCATCAATCGCGTGCTCGATGCCGGGTTGTGGGCTCCGTCTCCCCACGGCACTCAGCCCTGGCGCTTCGCCGTCCTCCAGTCCCTTGAGACGCGGTCGCGTCTGGCAGTTGCGATGGCGGCGAGCTGGCGACACAACCTGGCAATGGACGGAGACCCGGAGGACGTCATCCAGGCACGGCTCAGCGGATCGCACCGTCGCCTCGTTGAGGCTCCGACGCTCATTCTGGTTTCGCTCTACACTCAGGATCTGGATCGTTACCCCGATGCTGAACGCGCCGCAGCCGAGCGGACGATGGCTGTCCAGAGTCTCGGTGCGTGCGTCCAGAATATGCTGCTGGCTGCCTACGCAAACGGCATCGACGCCGGTTGGATGTGTGCCCCGCTCTTCTGCCCCGAGGTCGTTGTTGCTGCCCTTGATCTGGATGAGGCGCTCGTGCCGCACGCGCTCATTGCGCTCGGACACGCAGCCGCCGATCCGAAGCGTCGCCCGCGTCGCTCCCGAGACACATTGATTGTCTTTGATGACCGCAGGCAATGA